The sequence GAGCAGCGTGAGCCTCGCCGCGGCTCGCGGCGACACCCGACCCTTCGGCGCAGGTCGGAGTCCGGCATCCGGCATGGCTGGCGCAGCGATCGCTTTCGATGCTGCACGTTCCGTCGTCGACTTCCGCCGCAGGCGTGGCCCCTGTCGGGACAGCTACCGGGCAGCCATCGAGAAGAAGACCACCGGTATCCATCTCGATCGTTTCGCCGGCCACCGCGACCACGCGGGCGACGAGCAGCGAATCACCGAGCGGCGAGCGGTACACGACGACGTCGCCGGGCCGCGGCTCGCCGCCGTAGCTTCGCACCATCACGCGATCGTCCGGAACCAGCGTCGGCGCCATGTTGATCGACGACACTCGCACCGTGCGCAGCCATCCGAGCGGGAACGCGAGCGCGAACAGGATGCCGAGCGCTGCGAATCCGCTGGTCAGCATCTGCAGCGCGAGCGATTGCCTCTTCGGGCTGTCGCGGCCCGACCTCACGGCTGGGCGTTGCCCTTCGGCTGGCGGTTGGCGCGTGTCAGCGGAACGACGACGCGATAGATCCGGCGCCCGCGCACGACGGATGCGACCAGGCTCGAGTTTCCGCGCGCCGCGCCGATCTCCTTGCGAAAGCCGTCGACGCTGTCGATCTCGCGCCCGCCGATCGCGGCGACGACGTCGCCGGTTGCAAACCCGATCTCGTCGGCTGCGCTGCCGGGCCGCACGCTGCGAACGGTTACCAGGCCGCGCTGCTCGTCGACCTTGAGGCCCATCGTCTCCCACGCGAAGCGGTCGATGACGTCGGTCGGAAGAGGCGCGGTATGGACATCGACCTCGTGCTCGGCGCTGCCCTCGGAGATCACCGACAGCCGCAGTGTTTCTCCCGACGAAAGGCCGCGCACGCGCAGCGCGTAGTCGGCGGTGTTGCCGACGCGTTCACCCTGCACGCGCGTGATCACGTTTCCGGTCTTGAGCCCGACCTCGGCAGCCGGGCTGCCGGCTTCGACTCCGCGCACCAGCACGCCGCTTCCCGCCCGAACGCCGAAATGCACGGCAAGGTCGGGGGTAAGCTCCTGCACCTCGAGGCCGATCCACGTCGGCAGCACGCTGCCGTGCTTGAGGATCTGGTCGACCACGTTGCGCACGCGCCAGATCGGTATCGCAAAGCCGATGCCCTGCGCGTCGCGGTGGATTGCCGTGTTGATTCCGATCAGCCGGCCGCGGATGTCGAGCAGCGGGCCGCCTGAGTTGCCTGGATTGATCGACGCATCGGTCTGCACGATGTCCTGGTAGAGCGACTCGCTGGTCTGCAGCGTGCGGCCGAGCGCGCTGACGACGCCGGTCGTGACCGTATGGTCGAGCCCGTACGGATTGCCGATCGCGATCACCGTCTCGCCGATCAGGATCGAGTCGTCGTTGCCGATCGGTATGAACGGCAGCGGGCTCTTCGCATCGAGCTTGAGCACGGCAAGGTCGAAGTCGGGATCACCGCCGATCACCTTGGCCTCGAACTCGCGATTGTCCGAGAGCTGCACGCGGATCGAATCACCGGAGGCGAC is a genomic window of Candidatus Limnocylindrales bacterium containing:
- a CDS encoding trypsin-like peptidase domain-containing protein; the protein is MKRCTTPAALAFVAIASVCRAAGDGGVTDDLRRSVVVRTVEHVAPAVVGVFAEKTVTDPSPFRSFGDNPFFDPFSPFFGTPPQRRGQKQESHREPVSMGSGVLVDASGIVVTNEHVVASGDSIRVQLSDNREFEAKVIGGDPDFDLAVLKLDAKSPLPFIPIGNDDSILIGETVIAIGNPYGLDHTVTTGVVSALGRTLQTSESLYQDIVQTDASINPGNSGGPLLDIRGRLIGINTAIHRDAQGIGFAIPIWRVRNVVDQILKHGSVLPTWIGLEVQELTPDLAVHFGVRAGSGVLVRGVEAGSPAAEVGLKTGNVITRVQGERVGNTADYALRVRGLSSGETLRLSVISEGSAEHEVDVHTAPLPTDVIDRFAWETMGLKVDEQRGLVTVRSVRPGSAADEIGFATGDVVAAIGGREIDSVDGFRKEIGAARGNSSLVASVVRGRRIYRVVVPLTRANRQPKGNAQP
- the lepB gene encoding signal peptidase I; translated protein: MRSGRDSPKRQSLALQMLTSGFAALGILFALAFPLGWLRTVRVSSINMAPTLVPDDRVMVRSYGGEPRPGDVVVYRSPLGDSLLVARVVAVAGETIEMDTGGLLLDGCPVAVPTGATPAAEVDDGTCSIESDRCASHAGCRTPTCAEGSGVAASRGEAHAAQSEDDAKAETDAEAETNPLVVTEAVGSHCYFTRTAGAFSSLFFERRGVPAGHVFVLNDNRVDERDSRIYGAIPLEAVVGVASFVYYASDESGIRWDRINRRVS